From one Streptomyces mobaraensis genomic stretch:
- the efeU gene encoding iron uptake transporter permease EfeU: protein MFGNYLIGLREGLEASLVVCILVAYLVKSGRRDALRPVWLGIAAAVLLSMGFGAVLQYGSQTMTFEAQEMLGGSLSVIAVGLVTWMVFWMRRTARHLKKELHGKLDAALAMGTTALVVTAFLAVGREGLETALFIWTAVQATDDGVRPLVGALLGLLTAVLLGWLFYRGALKINLAKFFTWTGGMLIVVAAGVLAYGFHDLQEADVLPGLNSTAFDISEQVPVDSWYGTLLKGVFNFQPDPTKLQVWVWALYLVPTLVLFFRPGRTGKVAPSPAATAASAATEESKADATSDAPAPSAPSASAAAPSASPAVAGAVPGAPAAPAAGAAGDRVRDGARRAGDRPGGGQG, encoded by the coding sequence GTGTTCGGCAACTACCTGATCGGCCTGCGCGAGGGGCTGGAGGCCAGCCTGGTCGTCTGCATCCTCGTCGCCTACCTGGTCAAGAGCGGCCGCAGGGACGCCCTGCGGCCGGTCTGGCTCGGCATCGCCGCGGCCGTGCTGCTCAGCATGGGCTTCGGCGCCGTGCTCCAGTACGGCTCGCAGACCATGACGTTCGAGGCGCAGGAGATGCTGGGCGGCTCGCTGTCCGTCATCGCCGTGGGCCTGGTGACGTGGATGGTCTTCTGGATGCGGCGCACCGCGCGGCACCTGAAGAAGGAGCTGCACGGCAAGCTGGACGCGGCGCTGGCCATGGGCACCACCGCGCTGGTGGTGACGGCGTTCCTGGCCGTGGGCCGGGAGGGCCTGGAGACCGCGCTGTTCATCTGGACGGCGGTGCAGGCCACCGACGACGGCGTACGGCCGCTGGTCGGCGCGCTGCTCGGGCTGCTCACGGCGGTGCTGCTGGGCTGGCTGTTCTACCGGGGCGCGCTGAAGATCAACCTGGCGAAGTTCTTCACCTGGACCGGCGGCATGCTGATCGTGGTGGCTGCGGGCGTGCTCGCGTACGGCTTCCACGACCTCCAGGAGGCCGACGTCCTGCCGGGGCTGAACTCCACGGCGTTCGACATCAGCGAGCAGGTGCCGGTCGACAGCTGGTACGGGACGCTGCTGAAGGGCGTCTTCAACTTCCAGCCGGACCCGACGAAGCTCCAGGTCTGGGTGTGGGCGCTGTACCTGGTCCCGACCCTGGTGCTGTTCTTCCGCCCCGGCCGCACCGGTAAGGTGGCGCCGTCCCCGGCAGCCACCGCTGCCAGCGCAGCCACCGAGGAGTCCAAGGCCGATGCGACGTCGGACGCGCCCGCGCCTTCCGCGCCTTCCGCGTCGGCTGCCGCGCCTTCCGCGTCGCCGGCCGTGGCCGGTGCCGTCCCGGGTGCTCCCGCTGCTCCTGCTGCCGGCGCTGCTGGCGACCGGGTGCGTGACGGTGCACGGCGAGCGGGAGATCGTCCCGGCGGTGGACAGGGCTGA
- the efeB gene encoding iron uptake transporter deferrochelatase/peroxidase subunit, translated as MNEKNETNGTTTSGDRAEEPAVAKADAKTDAKTDAKTDAKTDTTTDTKPETGTAGESTSRKPSRRALLGWGGAGLALGAAAAGGTAAALRLGDDDKSPAAAEGEAVPFYGPHQAGIATPVQDRLHFAAFDVRTDDREQLIKLLKEWTAAAARMTAGHEVGEGAISENDELPPDDTGEALGLKPSRLTLTFGIGPTLFEKDGKDRFGLKGRRPKALIDLPPFPGDNLDPARSGGDLCVQACADDPQVAVHAIRNLARIGMGRVAIRWSQLGFGKTSSTTPDAMTPRNMMGFKDGTRNIAGTETDRLDKFVWVGEKDADGWMAGGSYLVARRIRMHIETWDRTSLKEQEDVFGRDKAEGAPLGKRKEREEPNLRVMKPDAHVRLAHPDSNAGATILRRGYSFTDGTDGLGRLDAGLFFIAYQRDVRDGFVPIQTRLSRSDALNEYIQHVGSAVFAVPPGVRDKDDWWGRTLFG; from the coding sequence ATGAACGAGAAGAACGAAACGAACGGGACGACGACGTCCGGCGACCGGGCCGAGGAGCCCGCGGTGGCGAAGGCGGACGCGAAGACCGACGCGAAGACCGACGCGAAGACCGACGCGAAGACCGACACCACGACGGACACGAAGCCGGAAACCGGCACCGCCGGAGAAAGCACCTCCCGCAAGCCCTCCCGCCGCGCCCTCCTCGGCTGGGGCGGCGCCGGTCTCGCGCTCGGTGCCGCCGCGGCCGGCGGTACGGCCGCGGCCCTGCGGCTGGGCGACGACGACAAGTCGCCGGCCGCCGCCGAGGGCGAGGCCGTGCCCTTCTACGGTCCCCACCAGGCCGGCATCGCCACGCCCGTCCAGGACCGGCTGCACTTCGCCGCCTTCGACGTGCGCACGGACGACCGCGAGCAGTTGATCAAGCTGCTGAAGGAGTGGACGGCCGCCGCCGCCCGGATGACCGCCGGTCACGAGGTCGGCGAGGGCGCCATCAGCGAGAACGACGAGCTGCCGCCGGACGACACCGGCGAGGCGCTGGGCCTCAAGCCGTCCCGGCTGACGCTCACGTTCGGCATCGGGCCCACCCTGTTCGAGAAGGACGGCAAGGACCGCTTCGGCCTCAAGGGCCGCCGCCCCAAGGCCCTGATCGACCTGCCGCCGTTCCCCGGCGACAACCTGGACCCGGCCCGCAGCGGCGGCGACCTCTGCGTCCAGGCGTGCGCGGACGACCCGCAGGTCGCGGTGCACGCGATCCGCAACCTGGCCCGCATCGGCATGGGCCGGGTCGCGATCCGCTGGTCGCAGCTCGGCTTCGGCAAGACCTCGTCGACCACCCCCGACGCCATGACGCCGCGCAACATGATGGGCTTCAAGGACGGCACCCGGAACATCGCGGGCACCGAGACGGACCGGCTCGACAAGTTCGTGTGGGTGGGCGAGAAGGACGCCGACGGCTGGATGGCCGGCGGCTCGTACCTCGTCGCCCGCCGCATCCGCATGCACATCGAGACCTGGGACCGCACCTCGCTCAAGGAGCAGGAGGACGTCTTCGGCCGCGACAAGGCCGAGGGCGCGCCGCTGGGCAAGCGCAAGGAGCGCGAGGAGCCCAACCTCCGGGTGATGAAGCCGGACGCGCACGTCCGCCTCGCCCACCCCGACAGCAACGCGGGGGCGACGATCCTGCGCCGCGGCTACTCCTTCACGGACGGCACCGACGGCCTGGGCCGGCTCGACGCCGGACTGTTCTTCATCGCCTACCAGCGCGACGTCCGGGACGGCTTCGTGCCCATCCAGACCCGGCTGTCGCGTTCGGACGCCCTCAACGAGTACATCCAGCACGTGGGTTCGGCCGTCTTCGCCGTCCCGCCGGGCGTCCGCGACAAGGACGACTGGTGGGGCCGGACGCTGTTCGGCTGA
- the efeO gene encoding iron uptake system protein EfeO, translated as MRALRSSAVTVVAAAAALAVVSGCAEKSDAGDSDAIRVTASDDKCEVSKTSFPAGDVKINIQNKGSKVTEVYVYAADDRIVTERENIGPGTKAEITATVKKAGDYEIACKPGMKGDGIRQKITVTGGDGKQKKTDPALDKAVAEYRKYVQEQADATLPLAQKFIDAVKAGDLDAAKKAYAPSRLGWERTEPVAESFGDIDPKVDVREDGLEKGQKWTGWHKLEKSLWDGKKITDEDKALADQLSKDLVDWQKRVGKADITATSMANGAKELLDEVATGKVTGEEERYSHTDLDDFQANVEGAEKSYELLKPVAAKNDAALVKELDKQFADLKKLLGDYRDGDHFKAYDSVGKDDRKKLSDAVNALAEPLSKLAGAVAK; from the coding sequence ATGCGAGCCCTCCGCTCCTCCGCTGTCACCGTCGTCGCCGCGGCGGCGGCCCTGGCCGTCGTGTCCGGCTGCGCAGAGAAGTCGGACGCCGGTGACTCCGACGCGATCCGCGTGACCGCCTCCGACGACAAGTGCGAGGTCTCGAAGACCTCGTTCCCCGCCGGTGATGTGAAGATCAACATTCAGAACAAGGGCTCCAAGGTCACCGAGGTGTACGTCTACGCCGCGGACGACCGGATCGTCACCGAGCGCGAGAACATCGGCCCGGGCACCAAGGCCGAGATCACCGCCACGGTCAAGAAGGCCGGTGACTACGAGATCGCCTGCAAGCCCGGCATGAAGGGCGACGGCATCCGGCAGAAGATCACCGTCACCGGCGGCGACGGCAAGCAGAAGAAGACCGACCCGGCGCTCGACAAGGCCGTCGCGGAATACCGCAAGTACGTCCAGGAGCAGGCCGACGCGACCCTTCCGCTCGCGCAGAAGTTCATCGACGCCGTGAAGGCGGGCGACCTCGACGCGGCGAAGAAGGCCTACGCCCCGTCCCGCCTCGGCTGGGAGCGGACCGAGCCCGTCGCCGAGTCCTTCGGTGACATCGACCCCAAGGTCGACGTCCGCGAGGACGGCCTGGAGAAGGGCCAGAAGTGGACCGGCTGGCACAAGCTGGAGAAGTCGCTCTGGGACGGCAAGAAGATCACTGACGAGGACAAGGCCCTCGCCGACCAGCTGTCGAAGGACCTCGTCGACTGGCAGAAGCGGGTCGGCAAGGCCGACATCACCGCCACCAGCATGGCCAACGGCGCCAAGGAGCTGCTGGACGAGGTGGCCACCGGCAAGGTCACCGGCGAGGAGGAGCGCTACAGCCACACCGACCTGGACGACTTCCAGGCCAACGTGGAGGGCGCCGAGAAGTCCTACGAGCTGCTGAAGCCCGTCGCCGCCAAGAACGACGCCGCGCTCGTCAAGGAGCTCGACAAGCAGTTCGCGGACCTGAAGAAGCTGCTGGGCGACTACCGCGACGGCGACCACTTCAAGGCGTACGACTCCGTCGGCAAGGACGACCGCAAGAAGCTGTCGGACGCCGTCAACGCCCTCGCCGAGCCGCTGTCCAAGCTCGCCGGCGCCGTCGCGAAGTAA
- a CDS encoding HtaA domain-containing protein, which yields MAVTQRRTAFTAAVATAIALGATVLTLPARAAGEEPDAAAKQPTGFQLKDATLTWGIKESFRQYVTGEEADGTIRVADGVEQADGNGAFTFSGGKGTYDREKHSFTTAFKGSVRFLGHAKGEGKKKHWGLDVKFSDLKVIGEGGKGRVTADVTTSGKTRDDVTLATLDLAKAEPAGKDGEPNKADKAEKSDKKADKKADKKADKDAKDSKDGGSKEQAGNDAKAGAKNDVPALAKVPATLTADGAKALTYKKHSVYKAGASLDGLSLSAKQGAPLPDDHEPAPIPSKKPTPDPKPKEPSEPKEPSEPKQTSDTKKPSDTKKTPEPEKTSDAKGDPTPKETPSSEPKPEGVDDGKVTGPEEESLIPETGDPKGGAEETGGSSASPGTTGSTGSSETPGTTGSTGTTGSSTEQPKQLAADSTVYDGRLDWGVSQAFRSAVTGTTLGGKIEVSDGAEQQSTGGFRFTKATGSYDAAKSKLDATFKGTVRFTAHPNGKSVELTLSKFRIAANGDKGQLLAHVTRKEDGKAAPGLSDKETVLADLTLYKDSLAATNGVVTLNMVQAALTEEGKKALTIPGVTLNRGDGLDPVTAKIAVNKDAKLDDDSTGTNTDGTGTSGTGNSSGTGTGTGTGTGTGTDDSLAHTGNDTPTGPLVGSAAALVLAGGAAVWTARRKSAKLTG from the coding sequence ATGGCCGTAACCCAGAGACGGACGGCGTTCACCGCCGCCGTCGCCACGGCGATCGCCCTCGGGGCCACCGTGCTCACCCTGCCCGCCCGAGCCGCCGGTGAGGAGCCGGACGCGGCGGCCAAGCAGCCGACCGGGTTCCAGCTCAAGGACGCCACCCTCACCTGGGGCATCAAGGAATCGTTCCGCCAGTACGTCACGGGCGAGGAGGCCGACGGCACCATCCGCGTCGCCGACGGCGTCGAACAGGCGGACGGCAACGGTGCCTTCACCTTCTCCGGCGGCAAGGGCACCTACGACCGCGAGAAGCACTCCTTCACCACGGCTTTCAAGGGCAGCGTCCGCTTCCTGGGCCACGCCAAGGGCGAGGGGAAGAAGAAGCACTGGGGGCTGGACGTCAAGTTCAGCGACCTCAAGGTGATCGGCGAGGGCGGGAAGGGCCGCGTCACCGCCGACGTCACGACGTCCGGCAAGACCCGCGACGACGTCACCCTCGCCACGCTCGACCTGGCGAAGGCGGAGCCGGCGGGGAAGGACGGCGAGCCGAACAAGGCGGACAAGGCCGAGAAGAGCGACAAGAAGGCCGACAAGAAGGCCGACAAGAAGGCCGACAAGGACGCCAAGGACAGCAAGGACGGCGGCAGCAAGGAGCAGGCCGGGAACGACGCCAAGGCCGGCGCCAAGAACGACGTCCCGGCACTCGCCAAGGTCCCCGCGACCCTGACGGCCGACGGTGCCAAGGCGCTCACCTACAAGAAGCACTCCGTCTACAAGGCCGGGGCGTCCCTCGACGGCCTCTCCCTCTCGGCGAAGCAGGGCGCTCCGCTCCCGGACGACCACGAGCCCGCCCCGATACCCAGCAAGAAGCCCACGCCCGACCCGAAGCCGAAGGAGCCCTCCGAGCCGAAGGAACCCTCCGAGCCGAAGCAGACCTCTGACACGAAGAAGCCGTCCGACACGAAGAAGACCCCTGAGCCGGAGAAGACCTCCGACGCGAAGGGGGACCCCACTCCGAAGGAGACCCCGTCCTCCGAGCCCAAGCCCGAGGGCGTCGACGACGGCAAGGTCACGGGCCCGGAGGAGGAGTCGCTCATTCCGGAGACGGGCGACCCGAAGGGAGGCGCCGAGGAGACCGGCGGCTCCTCCGCGTCCCCCGGGACGACGGGCAGCACCGGGAGCTCGGAGACGCCGGGGACCACCGGCAGCACGGGCACCACCGGCAGCAGTACCGAGCAGCCGAAGCAACTGGCCGCGGACTCCACGGTCTACGACGGCCGCCTGGACTGGGGCGTCTCGCAGGCGTTCCGCAGTGCCGTCACCGGCACGACGCTCGGCGGGAAGATCGAGGTCTCGGACGGCGCCGAGCAGCAGAGTACGGGCGGCTTCCGCTTCACCAAGGCGACGGGAAGCTACGACGCGGCGAAGTCCAAGCTCGACGCCACGTTCAAGGGGACGGTGCGCTTCACCGCCCACCCGAACGGCAAGAGCGTGGAACTCACGCTCTCGAAGTTCCGGATCGCCGCGAACGGCGACAAGGGGCAGCTGCTGGCCCACGTCACCAGGAAGGAGGACGGGAAGGCCGCCCCCGGCCTGTCCGACAAGGAGACCGTGCTGGCGGACCTCACCCTGTACAAGGACTCCCTTGCGGCCACCAACGGCGTCGTCACGCTCAACATGGTGCAGGCCGCCCTCACCGAGGAGGGGAAGAAGGCCCTCACCATCCCGGGTGTCACGCTCAACAGGGGTGACGGCCTCGACCCGGTGACCGCGAAGATCGCGGTCAACAAGGACGCCAAGCTCGACGACGACTCGACCGGCACCAACACCGACGGCACCGGCACGAGCGGCACCGGCAACTCGTCGGGTACGGGTACGGGCACGGGGACCGGTACGGGCACCGGCACGGACGACTCCCTCGCCCACACCGGTAACGACACCCCCACCGGCCCCCTGGTCGGCAGCGCCGCGGCGCTCGTCCTCGCGGGCGGGGCGGCGGTCTGGACGGCGCGTCGCAAGTCGGCGAAGCTGACCGGCTGA
- the nadE gene encoding ammonia-dependent NAD(+) synthetase — protein MSEPASTALQQEIARELQVAEDFDAEREIERRVAFLAERLTSTGLRSLVLGISGGVDSTTAGRLCQLAVERARATGHEAHFYAMRLPYGVQADEHDAQLALSFIRADHVLTVDVKPASDAALEAALAGGTRFRDAHHQDFVHGNIKARQRMIAQYAVAGAHEGLVVGTDHAAEAVSGFFTKYGDGAADLVPLTGLTKRRVRAVADALGAPAELVWKTPTADLETLDPGKADEDALGVTYDDIDDFLEGKPVEERAFETIVRRYRLTDHKRQLPIAP, from the coding sequence GTGAGCGAGCCGGCGTCCACCGCCCTGCAGCAGGAGATAGCCCGGGAACTCCAGGTCGCCGAGGACTTCGACGCCGAGCGGGAGATCGAGCGCCGGGTGGCCTTCCTCGCCGAGCGGCTGACCTCCACCGGCCTGCGCTCCCTCGTCCTCGGCATCAGCGGAGGCGTCGACTCCACCACCGCCGGCCGGCTCTGCCAGCTCGCGGTCGAGCGGGCCCGCGCCACCGGTCACGAGGCGCACTTCTACGCGATGCGGCTGCCCTACGGCGTCCAGGCCGACGAGCACGACGCCCAGCTCGCCCTCTCCTTCATCCGTGCCGACCACGTGCTGACCGTGGACGTCAAGCCCGCCAGCGACGCCGCGCTGGAGGCCGCGCTCGCCGGCGGCACCCGCTTCCGCGACGCCCACCACCAGGACTTCGTGCACGGCAACATCAAGGCCCGGCAGCGCATGATCGCCCAGTACGCGGTGGCCGGCGCGCACGAGGGCCTGGTCGTCGGCACCGACCACGCCGCCGAGGCGGTCTCCGGCTTCTTCACCAAGTACGGCGACGGCGCCGCCGACCTCGTCCCGCTGACCGGCCTCACCAAGCGCCGGGTGCGCGCCGTCGCCGACGCCCTGGGCGCGCCCGCCGAGCTGGTGTGGAAGACCCCCACGGCCGACCTGGAGACCCTCGACCCGGGCAAGGCCGACGAGGACGCGCTCGGCGTCACATACGACGACATCGACGACTTCCTGGAGGGCAAGCCGGTCGAGGAGCGCGCCTTCGAGACGATCGTCCGCCGCTACCGCCTCACCGACCACAAGCGCCAACTCCCCATCGCCCCCTGA
- a CDS encoding beta/gamma crystallin domain-containing protein — protein MLSKAKKTATSVAMAFAAAAALTVVVPAGNAYAIDHIPCRGGEPFLKIWSHSGGRQSVDCYANRGRTDFGGWWVDKISTGNNDLIYYDANGDSVKIERWHEITFPNRPPKVNSIEIL, from the coding sequence GTGCTGTCGAAAGCGAAAAAGACCGCGACTTCCGTCGCCATGGCCTTCGCGGCCGCCGCCGCGCTCACGGTGGTCGTCCCGGCCGGCAACGCCTACGCCATCGACCATATCCCCTGCCGTGGCGGGGAGCCCTTCCTGAAGATCTGGTCGCACAGCGGCGGACGTCAGAGCGTCGACTGCTACGCGAACCGCGGGAGGACCGACTTCGGCGGGTGGTGGGTCGACAAGATATCCACCGGCAACAACGACCTGATCTACTACGACGCCAACGGCGACTCGGTGAAAATCGAGCGCTGGCACGAAATCACTTTCCCGAACCGGCCGCCCAAGGTCAACTCCATCGAAATCCTTTGA
- a CDS encoding TetR/AcrR family transcriptional regulator, translating into MTRETERPLRADARRNRERILAAAVRVFGEEGLNAHFERIAREAGVGTGTLYRNFPTREALVEAAYRNEVARLCDAVPGLLAAQPPREALRAWTRRFIDYATAKLGMADVLRALVDTGTNPYAESRDLIRAALAALMEAAADAGAIRSDIGPDDMFAALAGIALTSAAPERREQAERLLDLVLDGLTRAPRPTAADS; encoded by the coding sequence ATGACCCGAGAGACAGAACGCCCGCTGCGGGCCGACGCGCGGCGCAACCGGGAGCGGATCCTGGCCGCCGCTGTACGCGTCTTCGGCGAGGAAGGGCTGAACGCGCACTTCGAACGCATCGCCCGGGAGGCGGGCGTGGGCACCGGCACCCTCTACCGCAACTTCCCCACCCGGGAGGCCCTGGTCGAGGCGGCCTACCGCAACGAGGTCGCCCGGCTCTGCGACGCCGTTCCCGGCCTGCTGGCGGCGCAGCCGCCACGGGAGGCGCTGCGCGCGTGGACGCGCCGCTTCATCGACTACGCCACCGCCAAGCTCGGCATGGCCGACGTTCTCCGGGCGCTCGTCGACACGGGAACCAACCCCTATGCCGAGAGCCGCGACCTGATCCGGGCGGCCCTCGCGGCCCTCATGGAGGCGGCCGCCGACGCCGGAGCGATCCGGTCCGACATCGGCCCGGACGACATGTTCGCCGCCCTCGCCGGCATCGCCCTCACCTCGGCCGCACCGGAGCGGCGCGAGCAGGCCGAACGCCTCCTCGACCTCGTCCTGGACGGCCTGACGCGCGCACCGCGCCCGACGGCCGCCGACTCGTGA
- a CDS encoding SDR family oxidoreductase, producing the protein MSGIEGEVVAITGAGSGIGEATALLLAERGAKVVLGARRTERLAALAGRIEAAGGEAAWIRTDVTRRADLSGLVGLACERYGRLDVLVANAGVGLISPLDELRVEDWEEMIDVNLKGVLYGIAAALPVFRAQGRGHFVNTVSTAGLRVVPLQSVYAGTKNAVRTIAEGLRQEAGDRLRVTVVSPGMVRTEFTERMDPEVRARIADRMAEAALPPDAVARAIAFAIEQPDGVDVGDIVVRPTAQD; encoded by the coding sequence ATGTCGGGAATCGAAGGCGAAGTCGTGGCGATCACGGGCGCCGGCAGCGGCATCGGCGAGGCCACCGCGCTGCTGCTCGCCGAACGCGGTGCGAAGGTCGTCCTCGGGGCACGCCGCACCGAGCGCCTCGCGGCCCTGGCCGGCCGCATCGAGGCGGCCGGCGGCGAAGCCGCCTGGATACGTACGGACGTCACACGGCGCGCGGACCTGTCGGGCCTCGTCGGGCTGGCGTGCGAACGCTACGGCCGGCTCGACGTCCTCGTCGCCAACGCCGGTGTCGGCCTGATCTCCCCGCTCGACGAACTCCGCGTGGAGGACTGGGAGGAGATGATCGACGTCAACCTCAAGGGCGTCCTGTACGGCATCGCCGCCGCCCTGCCGGTCTTCCGCGCCCAGGGCCGCGGGCATTTCGTCAACACCGTGTCCACCGCCGGACTGCGCGTCGTCCCGCTCCAGTCGGTGTACGCCGGCACCAAGAACGCCGTCCGTACGATCGCGGAGGGCCTGCGCCAGGAGGCCGGCGACAGGCTGCGTGTCACCGTCGTCTCACCGGGCATGGTCCGTACGGAGTTCACGGAGCGCATGGATCCGGAGGTACGGGCCCGGATCGCCGACCGCATGGCCGAGGCCGCCCTCCCGCCGGACGCGGTGGCCCGCGCCATCGCGTTCGCCATCGAGCAGCCGGACGGCGTCGACGTCGGAGACATCGTCGTACGGCCGACCGCGCAGGACTGA
- a CDS encoding VOC family protein: MRIYLTSVFVDDQEKAHRFYTDVLGFVTKHDVPVGDTDRWLTVVSPENPDGTELLLEPSGHPAVKPYREALVADGIPAIAFAVDDVRAEYERLRGLGVRFTQEPEEMGPEVTAVLDDTCGNLIQIAQSE, from the coding sequence ATGAGGATCTACCTGACCAGCGTTTTCGTCGACGACCAGGAGAAGGCCCACCGCTTCTACACCGACGTCCTGGGGTTCGTGACGAAGCACGACGTCCCGGTCGGCGATACGGACCGGTGGCTGACCGTCGTCTCGCCGGAGAACCCCGACGGGACCGAGCTCCTGCTCGAACCCTCCGGGCACCCCGCGGTGAAGCCGTACAGGGAGGCGCTGGTCGCGGACGGCATTCCGGCCATCGCCTTCGCGGTGGACGACGTCCGGGCCGAGTACGAGCGGCTGCGCGGGCTGGGGGTGCGGTTCACGCAGGAGCCGGAGGAGATGGGGCCGGAGGTGACGGCGGTGCTGGACGACACCTGCGGCAATCTGATCCAGATCGCCCAGTCGGAGTAG
- a CDS encoding alpha/beta hydrolase, protein MSAHREPPEQPGAEEPGAVPLDPELAAVLASLSDEAKEPVTPGNLAARQARDAAARPRPTVEDLRAGGLFEVAELSVPGPPGGPDVTLVSARPSAAPAGPLPLLYYLHGGGLIAGNAWSVLPRVLRDWALPLGLAVASAEYRLAPGARYPEPLEDCYAGLAWAAGHADQLGVDPDRIIVGGKSAGGGLAAALALLARDRGGPRPLGQLLLCPMLDDRAATFSSRHLSVPGALDRTSDATSWRAYLGDRHGTADVPPYAAPARATDLSGLPPAYVDVGSAEMFRDACVAYANALWQAGGQAELHVWPGAFHGFDTMAPKAALSRTARTARTDWLGRLLTSPGR, encoded by the coding sequence GTGAGCGCCCACCGGGAGCCGCCGGAGCAGCCCGGCGCCGAGGAGCCCGGCGCCGTCCCCCTCGACCCCGAACTCGCCGCCGTCCTGGCCTCCTTGAGCGACGAGGCGAAGGAGCCGGTCACCCCGGGGAACCTCGCGGCCCGGCAGGCGCGGGATGCCGCCGCCCGCCCGCGGCCGACGGTCGAGGACCTGCGCGCGGGCGGCCTCTTCGAGGTGGCGGAGCTGTCCGTGCCGGGGCCGCCGGGCGGCCCGGACGTCACGCTGGTGAGCGCGCGGCCGTCGGCCGCCCCGGCCGGGCCCCTGCCGCTCCTCTACTACCTGCACGGCGGCGGGCTGATCGCGGGCAACGCGTGGTCCGTCCTCCCCCGCGTCCTCCGGGACTGGGCGCTCCCGCTGGGGCTGGCGGTCGCCTCGGCCGAGTACCGGCTGGCGCCGGGGGCGCGCTACCCGGAACCGCTGGAGGACTGCTACGCCGGGCTGGCCTGGGCGGCCGGGCACGCGGACCAACTGGGCGTCGACCCGGACCGGATCATCGTCGGAGGGAAGAGCGCGGGCGGCGGCCTCGCCGCGGCCCTCGCCCTGCTGGCCCGCGACCGCGGCGGCCCCCGGCCGCTGGGCCAGCTCCTGCTGTGCCCGATGCTCGACGACCGCGCGGCCACCTTCTCCAGCCGTCACCTGTCCGTCCCGGGGGCCCTGGACCGTACCTCCGACGCCACGTCGTGGCGGGCCTACCTGGGCGACCGCCACGGCACCGCCGACGTCCCGCCGTACGCGGCCCCCGCGCGCGCCACGGACCTCTCCGGCCTCCCACCGGCCTACGTCGACGTCGGATCGGCCGAGATGTTCCGCGACGCGTGCGTGGCCTACGCGAACGCACTCTGGCAGGCCGGCGGCCAGGCCGAACTCCACGTCTGGCCCGGCGCGTTCCACGGCTTCGACACCATGGCCCCGAAGGCGGCCCTCAGCCGCACCGCCCGTACCGCCCGCACCGACTGGCTCGGGCGGCTCCTCACCAGCCCAGGGCGGTGA
- a CDS encoding HAD hydrolase family protein → MITSARTTVFDVDGTLCFDGRTIDSRILAAIEACERAGHHLVFASARPVRDLLPVLGGAFPAATLIGGNGSLVSVDGRVRARAAFEAGDLGELLAEAARFKAGYLADGPWDYAYTGPADHPILGRVDQGRLARRVDLADLPAVVKFLVVDATDMPALAEAGRRLGMTVNHHLDEALIDFAPGATTKWEALTSLGIDHYNAFGNDINDLDLLRNARHGVRVGTHPDLDGVAHTTVAPDPAAVAAEIAELAAATLVA, encoded by the coding sequence GTGATCACCAGCGCGCGCACCACGGTCTTCGACGTCGACGGCACCCTCTGCTTCGACGGAAGGACGATCGACAGCCGGATCCTCGCCGCCATCGAAGCATGCGAACGTGCCGGCCACCACCTGGTGTTCGCCTCGGCCCGCCCGGTCCGCGACCTCCTGCCCGTCCTCGGCGGGGCCTTCCCCGCCGCGACGCTGATCGGCGGGAACGGCAGCCTCGTCTCCGTCGACGGCCGGGTCCGGGCGCGGGCCGCGTTCGAGGCCGGCGACCTGGGCGAACTCCTGGCCGAGGCCGCCCGGTTCAAGGCGGGCTACCTCGCCGACGGTCCATGGGACTACGCCTACACCGGGCCCGCCGACCACCCCATCCTCGGCCGCGTCGACCAGGGCCGCCTCGCCCGCCGCGTCGACCTCGCCGACCTCCCCGCCGTCGTGAAGTTCCTCGTGGTCGACGCGACCGACATGCCCGCCCTCGCCGAAGCCGGCCGCCGGCTCGGGATGACGGTCAACCACCACCTCGACGAGGCGCTCATCGACTTCGCCCCGGGCGCCACCACCAAGTGGGAGGCCCTGACCTCGCTGGGCATCGACCACTACAACGCCTTCGGCAACGACATCAACGACCTCGACCTGCTGCGCAACGCGCGGCACGGTGTCCGCGTCGGCACCCACCCGGACCTGGACGGCGTCGCCCACACCACCGTCGCCCCCGACCCGGCCGCCGTCGCCGCCGAGATCGCGGAACTGGCCGCGGCGACGCTTGTCGCTTGA
- a CDS encoding GerW family sporulation protein has protein sequence MSSSDTPDQPVPQADTAAALMKRLAEQLGGRGSATAVFGTPVTSGGTTVIPVAEIAFGFAGGTGPEAGAAHTGGGGIGARPRGYIEIKGGTAAYKPL, from the coding sequence ATGTCCAGTTCAGACACGCCGGACCAGCCCGTCCCGCAGGCCGACACGGCCGCAGCCCTGATGAAACGCCTGGCCGAACAGCTCGGTGGCCGGGGCTCGGCAACAGCCGTCTTCGGCACCCCCGTCACCAGCGGCGGCACCACCGTCATTCCGGTCGCCGAGATCGCCTTCGGATTCGCCGGGGGCACGGGCCCCGAAGCCGGAGCCGCCCACACCGGCGGAGGCGGGATCGGCGCCCGCCCACGCGGCTACATCGAGATCAAAGGCGGCACCGCCGCCTACAAACCCCTCTGA